One Methylosarcina fibrata AML-C10 DNA segment encodes these proteins:
- a CDS encoding DEAD/DEAH box helicase encodes MKNVFEFRDELIADYSAFSRSFTSISAPDIAQEVGRQYDAGRYWPEPLIQINANYQRKATVQQLVEQGILYKKCAEIFQVNKLENNPQPLHLYTHQIEAIAKAQSNQSYVVTTGTGSGKSLTFFIPIIDRILKSKQIESTARTRAIVIYPMNALANSQLEELNKFLYGFEADKRPFTVARYTGQESTAEREAIADNPPDILLTNFMMLELILTRYEDTDRRVVEHCKGLNFLILDELHTYRGRQGADVALLVRRLRERLHAEQMICIGTSATMSSTGSVNDQMKTVAEVSSKLFGTPISANDIIRETLERVTDPSKDVASIRAQLSACLHQESFKWPTFEAFRQDPLAIWVELNLGIELPAEGEPHRAKPLSLTEASARLAQDADCSETVAKAGLQKFLIAVQHEVTIPQGRSPFAFKLHQFISGPGKVHATLEAQGQRQITLDAQRFAPGRQTESVLLYPTHFCRDCGQEYHPVWREEQGSVCYRPREIDDISADDGEDVKFGFLCPSHPDLQYQGGLEDLPEIWLDFTKAEPKIKSAYKKTVPIATRVDPQGYEGRGKHYWFIPGKFRFCLSCGFVHEAHGKDINRLASLSGEGRSSATTMLTLSALRQLFSEIEIPEGVPDPRKLLGFTDNRQDAALQSGHFNDFVFLLTLRAGLIAALQNNAGLLTEEHLADEVFKALGFDRINAVTLAEYLRTPKLMGLARQEAQRTLRFILGYRLFRDLRRGWRFNNPNLDQLNLLTIQYRGLEEFCADDSVFGEPGTVLRNLDPATRADFCQLVFDEMRRALCLESRYLNAVEQDKAKTTAHQYLNERWAFAPEESLATSKYLILGKRPEYKGKPRTDLISAGPRSRIAKQIKRAEFWKSSPFANLISAWKEQEFVNVLELLLHAAANYGYVHKHTIDNSILGWRLNAAAMDWRIPQKKETDNSTKANTFFRQLYLVMAEMIKLPTHPLFDFEAHEHTAQVDAARRQLLEQRFRFTDKDRQDWADNPAHEAPLERLPVMFCSPTMELGVDISALNTVYLRNVPPTPANYAQRSGRAGRSGQQALVVTYCAAQSPHDQWFFHHADKMVHGIVKPPTLDLANRDLVESHLHAVWLACCEVELDSSIAPLVELGQDDKPIKPNLLDRLSNPEVLATASQAAQRVIDQLQNEINDSGWYHTNYVNQVINDSPKAFAAALDRWRTLFEATRKQMDMADSIVKSHTASNTERDNARRRYGDAARQYSVLLKNSNTQNSDFYTYRYLASQGFLPGYNFPRLPLMAWIPARGSAANSGKDDEGSMVSRPRFLALSEFGPRSLIYHEGQMYRVVRAKLNVGSADHVSGNSTLGTVSALVCSQCGYGHLGEENGAAPLENCCENCGSLLTQHDWVNQLYRIETVETLPVERISINDEERQRQGFELQTTYRFLPGANGEIQKQEAHVVHQDETLCFITYSPAARIWRINRGWRRRKDKNQLGFYINPITGVWSKQDDPGQNESTDNDEALLDKVPNQRIVPFVEDHRNVLILTPVKPLSVTAMATLQSALKRGVEQTFQIEESELVVEPLPTTDNRQALLFYEAAEGGAGVLTRLIGEPTSLSWIAKAALNLMHYEKIDQAESVERLLQSEQKTIAGDSICEAGCYQCLLSYFNQPDHANIDRRDADALSLLVGLVHATVAPTDRQSHAEQPPSAKGDLVTEWLAALRAHNLKQPDATEVPVNQGQATAAGQYKSQRILVFVEAVPADLKNQLQDKGWQVLDFSTPTEWPNLFEHYADLIGKQESIA; translated from the coding sequence ATGAAAAATGTCTTCGAATTTCGCGATGAGCTTATCGCCGATTACAGCGCTTTCTCTCGAAGCTTTACCAGCATTTCAGCCCCTGACATCGCCCAAGAGGTAGGGCGTCAGTACGATGCTGGTCGCTACTGGCCTGAGCCGCTCATTCAGATTAATGCTAATTACCAACGTAAGGCGACTGTACAACAACTGGTCGAACAGGGTATCCTTTATAAAAAATGCGCTGAAATTTTCCAAGTCAACAAATTGGAAAATAATCCCCAGCCGCTGCATCTTTATACCCACCAAATTGAAGCCATAGCTAAGGCGCAATCCAATCAAAGTTATGTGGTTACCACGGGGACAGGATCGGGTAAATCGTTGACTTTTTTTATACCGATCATCGACCGGATTCTTAAATCGAAACAGATTGAAAGCACCGCAAGAACGCGAGCTATCGTGATTTACCCGATGAACGCGCTGGCGAACAGTCAATTGGAAGAACTCAACAAGTTTCTGTACGGATTTGAGGCGGATAAGCGGCCGTTTACCGTTGCTCGCTACACCGGCCAGGAATCGACTGCGGAACGAGAAGCCATCGCCGACAACCCACCGGATATTCTGTTGACCAACTTCATGATGTTGGAGTTGATCCTGACACGCTACGAGGATACTGACCGTCGCGTTGTCGAACACTGCAAAGGACTGAATTTTCTGATTCTCGACGAACTGCACACTTATCGAGGTCGCCAGGGCGCCGACGTTGCTTTACTGGTCCGTCGATTGCGCGAGCGATTACATGCCGAGCAGATGATTTGCATCGGCACCTCCGCAACGATGTCCAGTACGGGCAGCGTTAACGATCAAATGAAAACGGTAGCCGAAGTCTCCAGTAAATTATTTGGAACCCCTATTTCCGCGAATGACATCATTCGGGAAACCCTGGAACGCGTCACCGATCCGTCCAAAGACGTTGCATCCATTCGCGCGCAACTCTCCGCATGTCTTCACCAGGAGAGCTTCAAGTGGCCAACTTTTGAAGCGTTTCGTCAGGATCCGCTCGCTATCTGGGTCGAGTTGAATTTGGGTATCGAATTGCCGGCTGAAGGCGAACCCCACCGAGCCAAGCCGCTCAGTTTGACGGAAGCATCAGCGCGATTAGCCCAAGATGCCGACTGTTCAGAAACTGTCGCCAAAGCCGGATTGCAGAAATTCCTGATCGCTGTTCAACATGAAGTTACGATCCCGCAAGGTCGCTCACCTTTTGCATTCAAACTCCATCAATTCATCAGCGGACCAGGAAAAGTTCACGCCACTTTAGAAGCTCAAGGACAAAGACAAATCACCCTCGATGCTCAACGTTTCGCACCGGGCCGGCAAACCGAATCAGTGCTCTTGTACCCAACCCATTTCTGTCGAGATTGCGGCCAGGAATATCATCCTGTCTGGCGGGAGGAGCAAGGCAGCGTCTGCTATAGACCTCGGGAGATCGACGACATCAGCGCCGATGACGGTGAGGACGTAAAATTCGGTTTTTTGTGCCCATCACACCCTGATCTGCAGTATCAGGGCGGCCTGGAGGATCTGCCGGAAATCTGGCTCGATTTCACGAAAGCAGAGCCCAAAATAAAAAGTGCCTATAAAAAAACTGTGCCTATTGCGACCCGGGTCGACCCACAAGGGTATGAAGGCCGGGGCAAACATTATTGGTTTATCCCGGGCAAATTTCGCTTTTGCCTGAGCTGTGGTTTTGTCCATGAGGCGCATGGTAAAGACATTAACCGTCTGGCCAGTCTATCAGGAGAAGGCCGCTCATCGGCCACTACGATGTTGACGCTCAGCGCTCTACGTCAGTTGTTCTCAGAAATAGAGATTCCGGAAGGCGTGCCAGACCCGCGGAAACTACTTGGGTTTACCGATAATCGTCAGGATGCGGCTCTGCAGTCCGGACACTTCAATGACTTTGTATTTCTACTGACGCTCAGGGCCGGCCTGATCGCCGCCTTACAGAACAATGCTGGCTTACTCACTGAAGAGCATTTAGCCGATGAAGTTTTCAAGGCTCTCGGCTTCGATCGGATCAATGCCGTGACCCTGGCAGAATATCTCCGAACCCCTAAATTAATGGGACTGGCTCGGCAAGAAGCCCAACGCACGCTGCGTTTCATCTTGGGTTATCGCTTGTTTAGAGATTTGCGGCGCGGATGGCGTTTCAACAATCCGAATCTCGATCAGCTCAATCTTCTGACAATTCAATATCGTGGCTTAGAAGAGTTTTGCGCCGACGATTCCGTTTTCGGCGAACCGGGAACCGTATTGCGAAATCTGGATCCAGCCACGCGAGCGGATTTCTGCCAGTTGGTGTTCGATGAAATGCGCCGTGCACTCTGCCTCGAAAGCCGTTATTTGAATGCCGTCGAGCAAGACAAGGCCAAAACGACAGCCCATCAATACCTTAACGAACGCTGGGCATTTGCGCCAGAGGAGTCGCTGGCCACCTCAAAATACCTGATTCTCGGCAAACGCCCCGAATACAAAGGCAAACCGCGTACCGATTTGATCAGTGCCGGTCCACGCTCCCGTATTGCCAAACAGATCAAGCGTGCCGAATTCTGGAAAAGCTCGCCATTCGCAAATCTTATATCCGCGTGGAAAGAGCAGGAGTTCGTCAATGTGCTTGAGCTCTTGTTACACGCGGCTGCTAACTACGGTTACGTCCATAAGCACACGATCGATAATTCCATCTTGGGTTGGCGCTTGAATGCGGCCGCCATGGATTGGAGAATTCCACAAAAGAAAGAAACAGATAACTCAACCAAAGCCAATACCTTTTTCCGCCAGCTCTACTTGGTGATGGCGGAAATGATCAAATTACCCACGCACCCCTTGTTTGATTTTGAAGCGCACGAGCATACCGCTCAGGTCGATGCCGCCCGCCGGCAATTGCTGGAGCAGCGCTTCCGCTTTACCGACAAGGATCGGCAGGATTGGGCCGATAATCCTGCCCATGAAGCCCCGCTAGAGCGGCTGCCGGTGATGTTCTGCTCACCCACGATGGAATTGGGCGTCGACATTTCCGCGCTGAATACCGTCTATCTGCGCAATGTGCCACCCACACCGGCCAATTACGCGCAACGGAGCGGCCGCGCCGGTCGCTCCGGTCAGCAAGCCTTGGTGGTGACCTACTGCGCCGCACAAAGCCCGCATGACCAATGGTTTTTTCATCATGCCGATAAGATGGTGCATGGCATCGTTAAACCACCCACATTGGATCTGGCGAACCGCGATCTAGTCGAAAGCCATCTGCATGCCGTCTGGCTGGCATGCTGCGAAGTGGAGCTTGATAGCAGCATTGCGCCCTTGGTTGAATTAGGGCAAGACGACAAGCCGATCAAACCCAATCTGCTGGATCGACTCAGTAACCCCGAAGTTTTGGCGACAGCAAGCCAGGCTGCTCAGCGGGTAATCGACCAATTGCAGAACGAGATCAACGATTCAGGCTGGTACCATACCAATTATGTGAATCAGGTCATCAACGACTCACCGAAAGCTTTCGCCGCGGCTCTCGATCGTTGGCGGACTCTGTTTGAAGCCACCCGTAAACAAATGGATATGGCTGACAGCATTGTCAAAAGTCATACCGCTTCCAATACCGAGCGGGATAATGCCCGTCGCCGTTATGGCGATGCCGCACGGCAATATTCCGTGCTGTTAAAGAACAGCAACACGCAGAATTCTGATTTTTATACCTATCGTTATCTGGCCAGCCAAGGTTTTCTGCCCGGCTATAACTTCCCGCGTTTACCGTTGATGGCCTGGATTCCGGCGCGCGGCAGCGCCGCCAACAGCGGGAAAGACGACGAAGGCAGCATGGTCAGTCGGCCGCGCTTTCTGGCGTTGTCCGAATTCGGTCCCCGCAGCCTGATCTATCATGAGGGACAGATGTATCGCGTTGTCCGCGCCAAGTTGAATGTCGGATCGGCCGATCACGTTTCCGGCAACAGCACGCTGGGTACGGTATCGGCACTGGTCTGCAGCCAATGCGGTTACGGTCATTTAGGCGAAGAAAACGGGGCGGCGCCGCTGGAAAATTGCTGCGAAAACTGTGGCTCCTTGCTCACGCAACACGATTGGGTCAATCAGCTTTATCGAATCGAGACGGTGGAAACGCTGCCGGTCGAGCGCATTTCGATCAACGACGAAGAACGCCAGCGCCAAGGCTTCGAACTACAAACCACCTATCGTTTTTTGCCGGGCGCCAACGGCGAGATACAGAAGCAAGAGGCTCACGTCGTTCATCAGGATGAAACGCTCTGTTTCATCACCTATTCGCCGGCTGCACGCATCTGGCGTATCAACCGGGGTTGGCGTCGCCGTAAAGATAAAAATCAACTGGGTTTTTACATCAATCCGATCACCGGCGTCTGGAGCAAGCAGGACGATCCCGGTCAAAACGAATCCACGGACAATGACGAAGCATTGCTGGATAAAGTCCCCAATCAACGCATCGTGCCGTTTGTCGAAGATCACCGGAATGTTCTGATTCTGACCCCGGTGAAGCCCTTGTCCGTTACCGCGATGGCCACGCTGCAATCGGCCCTGAAACGCGGCGTCGAACAAACTTTTCAGATCGAAGAGTCCGAATTGGTGGTGGAACCCTTACCGACCACCGATAATCGCCAAGCGTTGTTGTTCTATGAAGCAGCAGAAGGCGGCGCCGGCGTCTTGACCCGCTTGATCGGCGAACCAACCAGCCTGTCGTGGATTGCAAAAGCGGCACTTAACCTGATGCACTACGAGAAAATCGATCAGGCAGAGAGTGTTGAACGGCTCTTACAAAGCGAACAAAAGACGATTGCCGGAGACAGTATTTGCGAAGCGGGCTGTTACCAATGCTTGTTGTCCTATTTCAATCAGCCGGATCACGCCAATATCGATCGCCGCGACGCCGATGCCTTGAGTTTATTGGTCGGCTTGGTTCATGCAACGGTTGCGCCGACGGATAGACAAAGCCATGCCGAACAACCTCCTTCCGCCAAAGGTGATCTTGTCACTGAATGGTTGGCTGCATTGCGGGCGCACAACCTGAAGCAGCCCGACGCAACTGAAGTCCCCGTCAATCAGGGACAGGCGACAGCGGCCGGGCAGTATAAAAGCCAGCGTATACTGGTGTTTGTCGAAGCCGTCCCCGCCGACCTAAAAAATCAATTGCAAGACAAAGGCTGGCAAGTATTGGACTTTTCCACTCCCACTGAATGGCCGAATTTATTTGAACACTACGCCGACCTCATCGGCAAACAAGAGAGCATTGCATGA
- the rep gene encoding DNA helicase Rep yields MTKLNPEQQAAVKAIDHPLLVLAGAGSGKTRVITEKIAYLVRQGLPARHIAAVTFTNKAAREMKSRVARLLDDQQSRGLRVSTFHALGLDILRAEAKTLGYKTGLTLFDEQDKLTLLRNLISHSTAKLDVGQADHYAWQIGQWKNAFVTPEQAAAHAAQEHHPIAQLYADYTRSLKAYNAVDFDDLILIPVLMFQQHAPILEKWQNKIRYLLVDEYQDTNLTQYQMVRLLAGRLGRFTVVGDDDQSIYAWRGAQPENLAQLQKDYPRLQVIKLEQNYRSTGRILKVANQLIANNPHVFEKRLWSTLGYGDPLRVLSHKDEMIEAQQIVSEIIHHKFKTGADYRDYAILYRGNHQSRLFERCLRENNVPYFISGSTSFFAYTEIKDILGYLRLLVNPDDDAAFLRIVNTPRREIGPTTLEKLGAYANERHISLFAACSELGLKQKLADKAALRLEKFRDWVVDTADRLERGDTFAVLEQMIDQIGYRQWLQENSNSREAAERKMKNVFELIDWLKRIVDREEGSQLSLADIVAKIMLMDILERNQEEQAGDQVSLMTLHAAKGLEFPHVFLIGMEENILPHQNSLETGNLEEERRLAYVGITRAQRSLTFSYCTHRKRYGEIEECEPSRFLSELPESDLEWANKKQLDPETLKERGRASLAHLKTMLS; encoded by the coding sequence ATGACCAAACTGAACCCCGAACAACAGGCGGCCGTTAAAGCCATCGATCATCCTTTATTGGTTCTGGCCGGCGCCGGCAGCGGTAAAACCCGGGTGATAACCGAAAAAATCGCGTACCTGGTCAGACAAGGCCTGCCGGCCCGCCATATCGCGGCCGTCACCTTTACCAACAAAGCCGCGCGGGAAATGAAAAGCCGGGTGGCCAGGCTCCTGGACGATCAACAAAGCCGGGGCCTACGCGTCTCCACTTTTCATGCCCTGGGTCTGGACATTCTTCGCGCCGAAGCCAAAACGCTCGGCTATAAGACGGGGCTCACCCTGTTCGACGAGCAGGACAAGCTCACCCTATTGCGCAACCTGATCAGCCACAGCACCGCAAAGCTCGACGTCGGTCAGGCCGACCATTACGCCTGGCAAATCGGTCAGTGGAAAAATGCTTTTGTCACTCCGGAACAGGCGGCTGCTCACGCCGCTCAGGAGCACCATCCGATCGCGCAGCTTTATGCCGATTACACGCGCAGCCTGAAAGCCTACAATGCCGTCGATTTCGACGACCTGATCCTGATTCCGGTGTTGATGTTTCAACAGCACGCGCCCATCCTGGAAAAGTGGCAGAATAAAATCCGCTATCTCCTGGTGGACGAATATCAGGATACCAACCTGACCCAATACCAGATGGTGCGGCTGCTGGCGGGCCGGCTGGGCCGCTTTACCGTGGTCGGCGACGACGACCAGTCGATCTACGCCTGGCGGGGCGCCCAGCCGGAAAATCTGGCGCAATTGCAGAAAGACTACCCTCGGCTGCAAGTCATCAAACTGGAACAGAATTACCGTTCGACCGGCCGGATACTGAAAGTCGCCAATCAGCTCATCGCGAACAATCCGCATGTGTTCGAAAAACGGCTGTGGAGCACGCTCGGCTACGGTGACCCGCTGCGGGTGCTCAGCCACAAGGATGAAATGATCGAAGCCCAGCAGATCGTCTCGGAAATCATCCATCACAAATTCAAAACCGGCGCCGATTACCGCGATTACGCGATTCTTTACCGGGGCAACCATCAATCACGGCTGTTCGAGCGCTGCCTCAGGGAAAACAACGTGCCTTATTTCATCAGCGGCAGCACGTCGTTTTTCGCCTACACCGAAATCAAGGACATTCTGGGCTATTTGCGCCTGCTGGTGAATCCGGACGACGACGCCGCATTCTTGCGCATCGTCAATACGCCCCGGCGCGAGATCGGCCCGACCACGCTGGAAAAACTCGGCGCTTACGCCAACGAAAGGCACATCAGCCTGTTCGCCGCCTGTTCGGAGCTGGGCCTAAAACAGAAACTCGCCGATAAAGCCGCGCTGCGCCTGGAAAAATTCCGCGATTGGGTCGTCGACACGGCCGACCGTCTGGAACGCGGCGACACTTTTGCCGTGCTCGAACAAATGATCGATCAGATCGGCTACAGGCAATGGCTCCAGGAAAACAGCAACAGCCGGGAAGCGGCCGAGCGGAAGATGAAAAACGTGTTCGAGCTGATCGACTGGCTGAAGCGCATCGTAGACCGGGAAGAGGGCAGTCAACTGTCGCTCGCCGACATCGTCGCCAAAATCATGCTCATGGACATCCTGGAACGGAACCAGGAAGAACAGGCCGGCGACCAGGTCAGTCTGATGACCTTGCACGCGGCCAAAGGGCTCGAATTTCCGCATGTGTTCCTGATCGGCATGGAAGAAAACATCCTGCCGCATCAAAACAGTCTGGAAACCGGCAACCTCGAAGAGGAACGCCGCCTGGCTTATGTCGGCATCACTCGCGCCCAGCGCAGCCTGACCTTCAGCTATTGCACCCATCGCAAGCGCTACGGCGAAATCGAGGAATGCGAACCCAGCCGGTTTTTGAGCGAACTGCCCGAGAGCGACCTGGAATGGGCCAACAAAAAACAGCTCGATCCGGAAACGCTCAAAGAGCGCGGACGAGCCAGCCTCGCACATTTAAAAACAATGTTGTCGTAA
- a CDS encoding ComEA family DNA-binding protein: MKKLGILLSLCVFNAVAAPVNINNADAKTISDSLSGIGLKKAEAIVKYRTEKGAFNRVEDLANVTGIGEKTVEKNKKDILLK; the protein is encoded by the coding sequence ATGAAAAAGTTAGGGATTCTGTTATCTCTGTGCGTATTCAATGCCGTTGCCGCGCCCGTCAACATCAATAACGCCGATGCCAAAACCATCTCGGACTCGCTCTCGGGGATCGGTTTGAAAAAGGCCGAAGCCATCGTTAAATACCGAACCGAAAAAGGCGCTTTCAACCGCGTCGAGGATTTGGCCAATGTGACCGGAATCGGTGAAAAAACCGTTGAAAAGAATAAAAAAGACATCCTGCTGAAATAA
- a CDS encoding thermonuclease family protein gives MKFLWVLLLCLPALVNGDVYQWRDGNGGKHYSDRRHADAERLDIKPGYSFYRVRTVYDGDTLVLEDGRKIRLLGINTPEVQHRNQLADAGGMEAKLWLTNKLQGARIRIETDVEQQDKYGRMLAHVFTERNEHVNQLLVAAGLAAVSIYPPNLLYADRLLQAQQKAEKAKIGIWREQQYAAFPADRLPEGGHPGWTRVQGRVTDVRGSRKFVYLKFTDRFEARIERKWLSLFTDFGSYPGQMLEVRGWLNKYKKGYSMLIRHPSAIKRL, from the coding sequence ATGAAGTTTTTATGGGTTTTATTGCTGTGTTTGCCCGCCCTGGTTAATGGAGATGTTTATCAGTGGCGCGACGGCAACGGCGGCAAGCATTATTCGGATCGCCGTCATGCGGACGCCGAACGGCTCGACATCAAGCCGGGCTACAGCTTTTACCGGGTAAGGACGGTTTACGACGGAGATACCCTGGTGCTCGAAGACGGTCGTAAAATCAGGTTGCTGGGCATCAACACGCCGGAAGTCCAGCATAGGAACCAACTGGCCGATGCCGGAGGCATGGAAGCCAAACTGTGGTTGACGAACAAATTGCAGGGCGCCAGAATCCGCATCGAGACCGATGTTGAACAACAGGACAAATACGGCCGAATGCTCGCCCATGTGTTTACCGAACGGAACGAGCATGTCAATCAGCTCCTGGTGGCAGCCGGCCTTGCGGCGGTCAGCATTTATCCGCCCAATCTGCTCTATGCCGACCGTCTGCTCCAGGCCCAACAAAAGGCCGAAAAAGCGAAGATCGGCATCTGGCGGGAGCAACAATATGCCGCTTTTCCGGCCGACCGGTTGCCGGAGGGAGGCCATCCCGGATGGACCCGGGTGCAAGGCCGGGTCACCGACGTTCGCGGCAGCCGGAAATTTGTTTACCTGAAGTTTACCGACCGGTTTGAAGCCCGGATTGAGCGCAAATGGCTGTCTTTGTTTACCGACTTCGGAAGTTATCCCGGCCAGATGCTTGAAGTGCGCGGCTGGCTCAATAAATACAAAAAAGGCTATTCCATGCTGATCAGACACCCGAGCGCCATCAAACGGCTGTAA
- a CDS encoding gamma-glutamylcyclotransferase family protein — translation MFGELILGEKLAVSGDYLFVYGTLRSDAGNDMSQLLAGNADFVDYAVFQGRLYRVDYYPGAVPSDDPEDRIPGEIYRLQDTVCLWPCLDSYEGCGPEFPEPNEYLRQRRKVRLGNGKSISAWIYLYNRPIDGLELIECADRS, via the coding sequence TTGTTCGGTGAACTGATCCTTGGCGAAAAACTCGCAGTGAGCGGCGATTATTTATTTGTTTACGGAACCCTCAGAAGCGACGCCGGTAACGACATGTCGCAGCTCCTGGCCGGAAATGCCGACTTTGTCGATTATGCGGTCTTTCAGGGCCGGCTGTATCGGGTCGATTATTACCCTGGCGCCGTCCCTTCCGACGATCCCGAAGACCGGATTCCCGGCGAAATCTATCGGCTTCAGGATACCGTGTGCCTTTGGCCCTGCCTGGACAGCTATGAAGGATGCGGGCCGGAATTCCCGGAGCCGAACGAATACCTCAGGCAACGCCGGAAAGTGCGGCTCGGCAACGGAAAGTCAATCAGCGCATGGATCTATCTTTACAATCGCCCGATCGACGGCCTCGAGCTGATCGAATGCGCGGATCGTTCTTGA
- the dtd gene encoding D-aminoacyl-tRNA deacylase codes for MITVIQRVNTASVTVDRQIIGRIDRGIMALVAVEKEDAPRQADRLLERILTYRIFPDGDGRMNLSLQNIGGGLLLVPQFTLAADTDKGSRPSFTSAAPPEHGRELFAYLQQRATSIYPDVQFGRFGADMQVALVNDGPVTFTLRTHASI; via the coding sequence ATGATCACCGTCATCCAGCGGGTCAACACGGCCAGCGTCACGGTGGACCGTCAAATCATAGGCCGCATAGATCGGGGCATCATGGCGCTGGTGGCTGTTGAAAAGGAAGATGCACCCAGGCAGGCCGACCGTTTGCTCGAACGCATCCTTACCTATCGAATTTTTCCCGACGGCGACGGCCGCATGAATTTGAGTTTGCAGAACATCGGCGGCGGTTTGTTGCTGGTGCCGCAATTCACCCTGGCAGCCGATACGGACAAGGGCTCCCGCCCCAGTTTTACCTCGGCCGCCCCCCCGGAACACGGACGGGAATTATTCGCTTATCTGCAGCAACGGGCAACAAGCATTTATCCCGATGTGCAATTCGGCCGATTCGGCGCCGACATGCAGGTCGCCCTGGTTAACGACGGACCGGTGACTTTTACTTTAAGAACGCATGCCTCTATTTAA
- the rraA gene encoding ribonuclease E activity regulator RraA yields MTFTTSGLCDAHSDSKNFQIAEPLFRQYGARTSFFGQITTLKVFEDNFMIRSILEEKVKDRVLVIDGGGSHRCALVDIKLATLAVDNGWNGLILYGCIRDSERLAQLPIGIRALHAHPLQCHSKNVGDRDQSVTFAGVNFKKDHFLYADADGIIVSGTMLS; encoded by the coding sequence ATGACTTTCACCACTTCCGGCTTATGTGATGCCCATTCCGATTCGAAAAACTTTCAGATTGCCGAGCCTCTTTTCAGGCAGTACGGCGCTCGTACGAGTTTTTTCGGACAAATCACGACGCTCAAAGTGTTCGAAGACAATTTCATGATCCGTTCGATTCTGGAAGAAAAAGTAAAAGACAGAGTGCTGGTGATCGACGGCGGCGGTTCTCACCGATGTGCCCTCGTCGATATCAAACTGGCAACGCTTGCGGTTGACAACGGCTGGAACGGCCTCATTTTATACGGCTGCATTCGGGATTCCGAGCGGCTGGCGCAACTGCCCATCGGCATCCGGGCGCTGCACGCACACCCCTTGCAATGCCACAGCAAGAACGTCGGCGACCGCGATCAATCCGTTACTTTTGCCGGAGTCAATTTCAAAAAAGATCATTTTTTATATGCCGATGCGGACGGAATCATCGTATCCGGGACGATGTTGAGTTAA
- the ispH gene encoding 4-hydroxy-3-methylbut-2-enyl diphosphate reductase, which yields MQIVLANPRGFCAGVDRAIEIVDQALETFGAPIYVRHEVVHNRTVVDNLKKKGAIFIEQLTDVPVGSYLIFSAHGVSKQVQKEAEERQLTVFDATCPLVTKVHLQVAKHAKSDREVILIGHAGHPEVEGTMGQYEKCTENGGIYLVETPEDVANLKVNNPDNLAYVTQTTLSMTDTKIMVDALKARFSAIQEQKKDDICYATQNRQDAVQELAKQADAILVVGSPNSSNSNRLREIAEQLGKPAYLIDTAADMQRSWFDGIDVVGVTAGASAPEVLVQEVIAQLKEWGGESTTELKGIEERVVFSLPKGLKKHLEH from the coding sequence ATGCAAATCGTACTCGCTAACCCTCGCGGATTCTGTGCCGGCGTTGACCGGGCCATAGAAATTGTGGACCAGGCGCTCGAAACGTTCGGCGCGCCTATTTATGTTCGTCACGAAGTCGTGCACAACCGCACGGTCGTCGATAACCTGAAAAAAAAGGGTGCCATTTTCATTGAACAGTTGACCGACGTGCCGGTCGGGTCTTATCTGATCTTCAGCGCGCACGGCGTGTCCAAGCAGGTGCAAAAAGAAGCCGAAGAGCGCCAATTGACGGTTTTCGACGCAACTTGCCCTTTAGTGACCAAAGTGCATTTACAGGTGGCCAAGCACGCCAAATCGGACCGCGAAGTCATTCTGATCGGCCACGCCGGCCACCCCGAAGTGGAAGGCACCATGGGCCAGTATGAAAAATGCACCGAGAACGGCGGCATCTATCTGGTCGAAACTCCGGAAGACGTCGCCAATCTGAAAGTGAACAATCCGGACAATCTGGCCTATGTGACCCAGACCACCTTGTCCATGACCGACACCAAGATCATGGTGGACGCCTTGAAAGCCCGTTTTTCCGCCATTCAGGAGCAAAAAAAGGACGACATCTGCTATGCGACCCAAAACCGCCAGGACGCCGTCCAGGAACTGGCGAAACAGGCCGATGCCATCCTGGTGGTCGGATCGCCCAACAGCTCCAACTCCAACCGGCTCCGGGAAATTGCCGAACAACTGGGCAAGCCCGCGTATCTGATCGACACCGCCGCCGACATGCAGCGCAGTTGGTTTGACGGCATCGATGTGGTCGGCGTGACGGCCGGAGCGTCCGCACCCGAGGTCCTGGTTCAGGAAGTGATCGCCCAGTTAAAGGAGTGGGGCGGAGAATCGACGACTGAACTGAAAGGCATCGAGGAAAGAGTCGTGTTCTCTTTACCCAAAGGATTGAAAAAACATCTCGAACATTGA